The following proteins are encoded in a genomic region of Magnolia sinica isolate HGM2019 chromosome 1, MsV1, whole genome shotgun sequence:
- the LOC131251633 gene encoding uncharacterized protein LOC131251633, with amino-acid sequence MPTSSSRTARRGQDERGKIGKLAEKSKSFHGRIPAAPPGTLRRPRTVPDLLSGRIPESPPAGGSATEGFVPLRLTKLLLNVTVQRSLGAVQVVMSPDSTVGELVREAVRVYGREGRRPLLPTTDPAGFGLHYSQFSLESLDPKEKLIGLGSRNFFLCPKPVSTVTSCSSEAEKASKTGFPWLKFMDFFP; translated from the exons ATGCCGACCTCCTCTTCGAGAACAGCCCGGCGCGGGCAGGATGAGAGGGGAAAAATCGGAAAGCTGGCCGAGAAATCAAAGTCGTTCCACGGCCGGATCCCGGCGGCGCCACCAGGCACGCTCCGGAGGCCGAGGACCGTTCCGGACCTGTTATCCGGCCGGATCCCGGAGTCTCCGCCCGCTGGAGGGAGCGCAACCGAGGGGTTTGTTCCCCTGCGACTGACGAAGCTGCTGCTGAACGTGACCGTGCAAAGGAGCCTGGGGGCCGTGCAGGTGGTGATGTCGCCGGATTCGACGGTGGGGGAGCTCGTGAGGGAGGCCGTACGTGTGTACGGACGGGAGGGGAGGAGGCCACTGCTGCCTACAACCGACCCGGCCGGTTTCGGCCTCCATTACTCGCAATTCAGCTTAGAAA GTTTGGATCCAAAGGAGAAACTGATAGGGCTAGGATCTAGAAATTTCTTCCTCTGTCCGAAACCGGTCTCAACTGTGACTTCGTGCTCGAGCGAGGCCGAAAAGGCTTCCAAGACGGGATTTCCATGGCTCAAGTTCATGGATTTCTTTCCATGa